From Actinoplanes oblitus, a single genomic window includes:
- a CDS encoding aminoglycoside phosphotransferase family protein, protein MVKIALPGTFQRRVMDCWGLAGTRWLADFPEIANQVLRDWDLRLDRTYPLSLNWVTRVHRADGSAAVLKMGVPESEHLTHEVAALEFFGGRGAVTVLARDAARGAVLLEEATPGVQARSLVPDRDETATATLIDVMHRLHRPAPPGIALPELAARRASFDEHLLRFPADDPLPRHLVELAGRLLTELCATASERVVLHGDLHHDNVLTAGREPWLVIDPHGVVGDPGYEIGAMLYNPDPMDDDDTVLELVPARIEQLADGLRMPVERVVSWGFVQAVLAEVWNAGGDSTGTRTGRPLRLAHLLLRRLP, encoded by the coding sequence ATGGTGAAGATCGCCCTGCCGGGCACGTTCCAGCGCCGGGTCATGGATTGCTGGGGCCTCGCCGGAACCCGGTGGCTGGCCGATTTCCCGGAGATCGCCAATCAGGTGCTGCGGGATTGGGATCTCCGCCTGGACCGCACCTATCCGCTGAGCCTGAACTGGGTGACCCGGGTCCACCGCGCCGACGGGTCGGCCGCCGTGCTGAAGATGGGTGTGCCGGAGTCGGAACATCTCACGCACGAGGTCGCCGCACTGGAGTTCTTCGGCGGGCGCGGCGCGGTCACGGTACTCGCCCGCGACGCCGCGCGAGGTGCCGTGCTCCTGGAGGAGGCCACACCCGGAGTTCAGGCGCGATCGCTGGTGCCGGATCGGGACGAGACCGCCACCGCCACGCTGATCGACGTCATGCACCGCCTGCACCGGCCGGCGCCGCCCGGCATCGCGCTCCCCGAACTCGCCGCGCGGCGAGCGTCCTTCGACGAACACCTGCTCCGTTTCCCGGCGGACGATCCGCTGCCCCGGCACCTGGTCGAGCTGGCCGGGCGACTGCTCACCGAACTGTGCGCCACCGCGTCCGAGCGAGTCGTCCTGCACGGCGACCTGCATCACGACAACGTCCTCACCGCGGGCCGTGAACCGTGGTTGGTGATCGATCCGCACGGCGTGGTGGGCGACCCGGGTTACGAGATCGGGGCGATGCTCTACAACCCGGACCCGATGGATGACGACGACACCGTCCTCGAACTGGTGCCGGCCCGGATCGAACAGCTCGCGGACGGGCTCCGCATGCCTGTCGAACGGGTCGTCTCCTGGGGTTTCGTGCAGGCGGTGCTCGCCGAGGTGTGGAATGCCGGCGGAGACAGCACCGGCACCCGCACCGGACGACCGCTGCGTCTCGCGCACCTGCTGCTGCGCCGTCTGCCCTGA